One Streptomyces sp. B21-105 genomic region harbors:
- a CDS encoding NHLP family bacteriocin export ABC transporter peptidase/permease/ATPase subunit, whose amino-acid sequence MTAAAQTRGRRRAAPPRCPVPKSRVKTVRTPTVLQMEAVECGAASLAMVLAHYGRHVPLEELRIACGVSRDGSRASNLLKAARGYGLTAKGMQMDLAALAGVGTPAILFWEFNHYVVYEGLGRRLGRRGVYVNDPGKGRRFVPMEDFDGSFTGVVLVLEPGADFERGGRSPGVLGAMPARLRGTAGTLPAAVLASLLLVLVGAAVPALSRTWIDTFLIGGQTSLLGVLFASMGTCVALTVALTWLQQANLLHGRIISSTLSSARFLRHLLRLPVTFFSQRSPADLVQRLQSNDAVAETLARDLASAGVDAVVVVLYAFLLYTYDPQLTYVGVGVALLNIVAMRIVVRMRATRTAKLRADNARLTNTAYTGLQLIETMKATGGEDGYFRKWAGQHATTLEEQQRLGVPSAWLGVVAPTLATFNSALILWIGGMRAIEGHVSVGLLVAFQALVARFTAPLTRLNGVAGRIQDFAADVARLKDVENFRADPLYDRREGADSTRRLRGHVELENISFGYSPLDKPLLTGFDLTVGPGRQVALVGGSGSGKSTVSRLISGLYAPWEGVIRIDGQRLEDIPRGALAASVSFVDQEVFLFEGSVRDNVALWDPSIPDDAVEDALRDAALLDVVLGRPGGIRSRVEQDGRNFSGGQRQRLEIARALVRRPSILVLDEVTSALDAETEQTVMDNLRRRGCACVVIAHRLSTVRDSDEIVVLRHGSVVERGRHGELVARGGAYAALVRER is encoded by the coding sequence GTGACCGCCGCCGCGCAGACCCGTGGCCGACGGCGCGCCGCGCCGCCCCGGTGCCCGGTCCCCAAGAGCCGGGTGAAGACCGTCCGCACGCCCACGGTGCTGCAGATGGAGGCCGTGGAGTGCGGGGCCGCCTCCCTCGCCATGGTCCTCGCCCACTACGGCCGGCACGTCCCGCTGGAGGAGCTGCGCATCGCGTGCGGGGTCTCCCGGGACGGCTCACGCGCGAGCAACCTGCTGAAGGCGGCCCGCGGTTACGGGCTGACGGCCAAGGGCATGCAGATGGACCTGGCCGCGCTCGCCGGGGTCGGCACGCCGGCGATCCTCTTCTGGGAGTTCAACCACTACGTCGTCTACGAGGGCCTGGGCCGACGCCTCGGCCGCCGCGGCGTGTACGTCAACGACCCCGGCAAGGGCCGCCGGTTCGTGCCCATGGAGGACTTCGACGGCAGCTTCACCGGCGTGGTGCTGGTGCTGGAGCCGGGTGCGGACTTCGAGCGGGGCGGGCGCAGCCCCGGGGTGCTGGGCGCGATGCCGGCCCGGCTGCGCGGCACCGCGGGGACTCTGCCGGCCGCCGTGCTGGCGAGTCTGCTGCTGGTGCTGGTCGGGGCGGCGGTGCCGGCGTTGAGCCGGACCTGGATCGACACGTTCCTGATCGGCGGTCAGACCTCGCTGCTGGGCGTGCTGTTCGCGTCGATGGGCACATGCGTGGCGCTCACGGTCGCGCTGACCTGGCTCCAGCAGGCCAACCTGCTCCACGGCCGGATCATCTCCTCGACGCTGTCCAGCGCCCGCTTCCTGCGGCATCTGCTGCGGCTGCCGGTGACGTTCTTCTCCCAGCGCAGCCCGGCCGACCTGGTCCAGCGTCTGCAGTCGAACGACGCCGTCGCCGAGACCCTGGCCCGCGACCTGGCGTCGGCGGGCGTGGACGCGGTGGTCGTCGTCCTGTACGCCTTCCTCCTCTACACCTACGACCCTCAGTTGACGTACGTCGGTGTCGGGGTGGCGCTGCTGAACATCGTCGCCATGCGGATCGTCGTCCGGATGCGGGCCACCCGGACGGCGAAGCTGCGCGCGGACAACGCGCGGCTCACCAACACGGCGTACACCGGGCTGCAGTTGATCGAGACGATGAAGGCGACCGGCGGCGAGGACGGCTATTTCCGCAAGTGGGCCGGGCAGCACGCGACCACCCTGGAGGAGCAGCAGCGGCTCGGGGTGCCGAGCGCCTGGCTGGGCGTGGTGGCGCCGACGCTGGCGACGTTCAACAGCGCGCTGATCCTGTGGATCGGCGGGATGCGCGCGATCGAGGGCCATGTCTCGGTGGGTCTGCTGGTCGCCTTCCAGGCCCTGGTCGCCCGCTTCACCGCGCCGCTGACCCGGCTCAACGGCGTGGCGGGCCGCATCCAGGACTTCGCGGCCGACGTGGCCCGGCTGAAGGACGTGGAGAACTTCCGCGCCGACCCGCTCTACGACCGCCGTGAGGGCGCCGACTCCACGCGCCGGCTGCGCGGTCACGTCGAGCTGGAGAACATCTCGTTCGGCTACAGCCCGCTGGACAAGCCGCTGCTGACCGGCTTCGACCTGACCGTCGGCCCGGGGCGGCAGGTGGCGCTGGTGGGCGGCTCGGGCAGCGGCAAGTCGACGGTGTCGCGGCTGATCTCGGGCCTGTACGCGCCCTGGGAGGGCGTGATCCGGATCGACGGGCAGCGGCTGGAGGACATTCCGCGGGGGGCGCTGGCCGCGTCCGTCTCCTTCGTCGACCAGGAGGTGTTCCTGTTCGAGGGGTCGGTCCGCGACAACGTGGCGCTGTGGGACCCGTCGATCCCGGACGACGCCGTCGAGGACGCGCTGCGCGACGCGGCGCTCCTCGACGTCGTCCTGGGCAGGCCCGGCGGCATCCGCAGCCGGGTGGAGCAGGACGGCCGCAACTTCTCCGGCGGGCAGCGGCAGCGGCTCGAGATCGCGCGGGCGCTGGTGCGCCGGCCCAGCATCCTGGTGCTGGACGAGGTGACCAGCGCGCTGGACGCGGAGACCGAGCAGACGGTGATGGACAACCTGCGCCGGCGCGGCTGCGCGTGCGTGGTGATCGCCCACCGGCTGAGCACGGTGCGCGACAGCGACGAGATCGTCGTGCTCCGGCACGGTTCGGTCGTGGAGCGCGGACGGCACGGGGAACTGGTGGCGCGCGGCGGCGCGTACGCGGCGCTGGTCAGGGAGCGATGA
- a CDS encoding HlyD family efflux transporter periplasmic adaptor subunit, which yields MQFRQQALAKLQSPEELDLPVRFARPQGWLVLSVTVVVLAAASVWAVTGSVTSTVDAPAVLTHGEGSYLLQSPAAGQVVAVLAKEGERLPADAPVLKVRTADGVTVVRTVAAGRITALAASIGQIISTGANVAAVEKIAGADDPLYATVYVPAANAASIRQDAAVDLTVQTVPSQQYGVLRGRVKSVDRTARSAQQIAAFLGDSQLGEQFTEEGRPVAVLVRLEKSSATRSGYRWSSASGPPYGLSSMTLATGSIRLADQHPVDWLLP from the coding sequence GTGCAGTTCCGCCAACAGGCCCTCGCCAAGCTCCAGTCACCGGAGGAACTCGACCTGCCGGTGCGTTTCGCGCGCCCTCAGGGCTGGCTGGTGCTGTCCGTGACGGTGGTCGTCCTGGCGGCCGCGTCCGTGTGGGCGGTGACCGGTTCGGTCACGTCCACGGTGGACGCACCCGCCGTCCTCACCCACGGCGAGGGCAGCTACCTCCTGCAGAGCCCCGCCGCCGGCCAGGTCGTCGCCGTCCTCGCGAAGGAGGGCGAGCGGCTGCCCGCCGACGCCCCCGTGCTGAAGGTGCGCACGGCCGACGGCGTCACCGTGGTGCGGACGGTCGCCGCGGGCCGGATCACCGCGCTCGCCGCCTCCATCGGGCAGATCATCTCCACCGGCGCGAACGTGGCCGCCGTCGAGAAGATCGCCGGAGCCGACGATCCGCTGTACGCGACGGTGTACGTCCCGGCGGCGAACGCGGCCTCGATCCGGCAGGACGCGGCCGTCGACCTCACCGTGCAGACCGTGCCGTCGCAGCAGTACGGCGTGCTGCGCGGTCGGGTGAAGTCGGTGGACCGCACCGCCCGGTCGGCGCAGCAGATCGCCGCGTTCCTCGGCGACAGCCAACTGGGCGAGCAGTTCACCGAGGAGGGCCGCCCGGTGGCGGTCCTGGTCCGCCTCGAGAAGTCCTCGGCGACCCGGAGCGGCTACCGGTGGTCGTCCGCGAGCGGCCCGCCGTACGGGCTCTCCTCCATGACCCTGGCCACGGGCTCTATCCGGCTGGCCGACCAGCATCCCGTCGATTGGCTGCTCCCGTGA
- a CDS encoding type A2 lantipeptide codes for MNSTPQVETVEISDAELDNVSGGLSLNTLSTVTELVDGVAPVSPLVDTVVGNLEGLTGLHTAPLTNTVAGL; via the coding sequence ATGAACTCCACCCCCCAGGTCGAGACCGTCGAGATCTCCGACGCCGAGCTGGACAACGTCTCCGGCGGTCTGTCGCTGAACACCCTCAGCACGGTCACCGAGCTGGTGGACGGCGTCGCCCCGGTGTCGCCCCTGGTCGACACGGTCGTCGGCAACCTCGAGGGCCTCACCGGCCTGCACACCGCCCCGCTCACCAACACGGTCGCCGGTCTCTGA
- a CDS encoding S1 family peptidase, with amino-acid sequence MSHKRVTKRKAIIAAGGVAALGAAAILLPQANASQDGGAGNAASVKTLKAGDASGLASQLEKLLGDAFAGAYYDDAGKQLVVNVVNVSGDKNNVVVQAEKAGAKVREVENSTAELEAAAKTLKTKATVPGTSWAVDPRTNKILVTADSTVTGKKWDRVESTVQTLGSGMATIRKSAGTLKPLVSGGDAIFGGGARCSLGFNVTAGDGSPAFLTAGHCGVAAEQWADSENGEPIATVDQATFPGDGDFALVKYDDPNTQAPSDVNTGQQKVAISQAAEATVGTQVFRMGSTTGLKDGQVLGLDATVNYPEGTVTGLIQTDVCAEPGDSGGSLFTQDGQAIGLTSGGSGDCTVGGETFFQPVTTALAAVGATLGDGGAGAGGAGAGAGAVDENGDGIDDNTGEAIQGGGGAGAGAGAVDENGDGIDDNTGEAIQGGGGAGAGAGAVDENGDGIDDNTGEAIQGGDQNQNGGQQNGGKQNGRQNQNQNDDGQDGSGVTESH; translated from the coding sequence TTGAGTCACAAGCGAGTTACGAAGCGCAAGGCCATCATCGCAGCAGGCGGTGTCGCGGCGCTCGGAGCAGCGGCCATCCTGCTGCCGCAGGCCAACGCCTCCCAGGACGGCGGCGCAGGCAATGCCGCCTCGGTGAAGACCCTGAAGGCGGGCGACGCCTCGGGACTCGCGTCCCAGCTCGAGAAGCTGCTCGGTGACGCCTTCGCCGGCGCCTACTACGACGACGCCGGCAAGCAGCTGGTCGTCAACGTCGTGAACGTCTCCGGCGACAAGAACAACGTGGTCGTGCAGGCCGAGAAGGCGGGCGCCAAGGTCCGCGAGGTGGAGAACAGCACGGCCGAACTCGAGGCGGCCGCGAAGACGCTGAAGACGAAGGCGACGGTCCCGGGCACCTCCTGGGCCGTCGACCCCAGGACGAACAAGATCCTCGTCACCGCCGACTCCACCGTCACCGGCAAGAAGTGGGACCGGGTCGAGTCCACCGTGCAGACACTCGGCTCGGGCATGGCGACCATCAGGAAGTCGGCCGGCACCCTCAAGCCCCTCGTCTCCGGCGGAGACGCGATATTCGGCGGCGGGGCGCGCTGCTCCCTCGGCTTCAACGTGACGGCGGGCGACGGCTCCCCGGCGTTCCTGACCGCCGGTCACTGCGGCGTCGCGGCCGAGCAGTGGGCCGACTCCGAGAACGGCGAGCCGATCGCCACCGTCGACCAGGCGACCTTCCCGGGCGACGGCGACTTCGCGCTTGTGAAGTACGACGACCCGAACACCCAGGCCCCCAGCGACGTCAACACCGGTCAGCAGAAGGTCGCGATCAGCCAGGCGGCCGAGGCGACCGTCGGCACGCAGGTCTTCCGGATGGGCAGCACCACCGGCCTCAAGGACGGTCAGGTGCTCGGCCTCGACGCCACGGTCAACTACCCCGAGGGCACCGTCACCGGCCTCATCCAGACCGACGTCTGCGCCGAGCCCGGCGACAGCGGCGGCTCGCTCTTCACCCAGGACGGACAGGCGATCGGTCTGACGTCGGGCGGCAGCGGTGACTGCACGGTCGGCGGCGAGACCTTCTTCCAGCCGGTGACCACCGCCCTGGCGGCGGTCGGCGCGACGCTCGGTGACGGCGGCGCAGGTGCCGGCGGCGCGGGTGCGGGCGCCGGTGCGGTGGACGAGAACGGTGACGGCATCGACGACAACACCGGTGAGGCCATCCAGGGCGGCGGCGGCGCGGGTGCCGGTGCCGGTGCGGTGGACGAGAACGGTGACGGCATCGACGACAACACCGGTGAGGCCATCCAGGGCGGCGGCGGCGCGGGTGCGGGCGCCGGTGCGGTGGACGAGAACGGTGACGGCATCGACGACAACACCGGTGAGGCCATCCAGGGCGGCGACCAGAACCAGAACGGCGGCCAGCAGAACGGCGGCAAGCAGAACGGCCGCCAGAACCAGAACCAGAACGACGACGGCCAGGACGGCTCGGGCGTGACCGAGTCGCACTGA
- a CDS encoding SpoIIE family protein phosphatase → MVAVPEQTSGQAPAADWASDGRPLLSLALTSMMDAVGAHSGAVYLRPGDGTVLEMAVMAGLPRSFAAPWERVGLSAPIPVAEAVRERRLVWVGGEEEMARRYPRIAVVLPYPFALAALPVATATRAYGAVFVTWPGSHPPELSERERQELTSACERLALRLERAAAHHRAVRTEADVLNAGPLGGVSDTLGTVEAARMVARLPYGMCSLDLSGRVGFANGSAAEMLGVPVSGLLGSQLWAAVPWLNDPMYEERYRAALIGQDATSFVALRPPSEWLSFRLYPSTTGISVRISRARSVSQMGPSEARSGDAPTRLVSMSQALSLAGALTETVSVQDVVGMVADEIAPAVGSRALALLGARAGRLHVLGHHGYPDPGAVEQFDGMPLTAPTPGARAVSHSVPAFFDSPQQLQHLYPARPGPPDGFGSWAYLPLIASGRPVGACVLAYAEPHPFSTHERAVLSSLAGLIAQALDRALLYDTKHRLAHGLQAALLPPSLPRLAGVEATARYLPATRGMEIGGDFYDLVPSPPLAAAVIGDVQGHNVTAAGLMGQLRTAVRAYTTVGQGPAEVMRSTNRLLIDLGSELLASCLYLRLDPAGGRAVMARAGHPPPLLRRADGRVRVLDLAGGPLLGIDASATYPTTEVELSPGCVLALYTDGLIEKPGVDIEDAVAELGRRLAEHGDRPLEQLADELVGRYAEAEDRIDDVALLLLRAREDG, encoded by the coding sequence GTGGTCGCCGTGCCCGAGCAGACGTCCGGCCAGGCGCCGGCGGCCGACTGGGCGTCCGACGGCCGCCCGCTGCTCTCCCTCGCGCTGACCTCGATGATGGACGCCGTCGGCGCGCACTCCGGCGCCGTGTACCTGCGGCCCGGTGACGGGACGGTCCTGGAGATGGCGGTGATGGCGGGGCTGCCCCGGTCCTTCGCCGCGCCCTGGGAGCGCGTCGGGCTGAGCGCGCCGATCCCGGTCGCCGAAGCGGTGCGCGAACGCCGGCTGGTGTGGGTGGGCGGCGAGGAGGAGATGGCCCGCCGGTATCCGCGCATCGCGGTCGTCCTGCCGTACCCTTTCGCCCTGGCCGCGCTGCCGGTGGCGACCGCGACCCGGGCGTACGGCGCGGTCTTCGTCACCTGGCCCGGATCCCACCCGCCGGAGCTGTCCGAACGGGAGCGGCAGGAGCTGACGTCGGCCTGCGAGCGGCTCGCGCTGCGACTGGAGCGCGCGGCGGCGCACCACCGCGCGGTGCGGACCGAGGCCGATGTGCTGAACGCAGGACCGCTGGGCGGCGTCTCCGACACGCTGGGCACGGTGGAGGCGGCGCGGATGGTGGCCCGGCTGCCGTACGGGATGTGCTCGCTGGATCTGTCCGGGCGGGTGGGGTTCGCGAACGGCTCCGCGGCCGAGATGCTCGGCGTACCGGTGAGCGGGCTGCTGGGCTCGCAGTTGTGGGCGGCCGTGCCGTGGCTCAACGACCCGATGTACGAGGAGCGCTACCGGGCCGCGCTGATCGGCCAGGACGCCACCTCCTTCGTCGCGCTGCGCCCGCCCTCCGAGTGGCTGTCGTTCCGGCTGTATCCGAGCACCACCGGCATCAGCGTGCGGATCAGCCGGGCCAGGTCCGTGTCGCAGATGGGGCCGTCCGAGGCCCGCTCCGGGGACGCGCCGACCCGGCTGGTGTCGATGTCGCAGGCGCTGAGCCTGGCCGGGGCGCTCACCGAGACGGTGAGCGTGCAGGACGTGGTGGGGATGGTCGCGGACGAGATCGCGCCCGCGGTGGGCAGCCGGGCGCTGGCGCTGCTGGGCGCGCGGGCCGGCCGGCTGCATGTGCTCGGGCACCACGGTTATCCCGACCCTGGGGCGGTGGAACAGTTCGACGGGATGCCGCTGACCGCTCCGACGCCGGGGGCGCGCGCCGTCTCCCACAGCGTGCCGGCGTTCTTCGACTCCCCGCAGCAGTTGCAGCACCTGTACCCGGCCCGGCCCGGCCCCCCCGACGGCTTCGGCTCGTGGGCCTACCTGCCGTTGATCGCCTCCGGCCGCCCGGTGGGCGCCTGTGTGCTGGCCTACGCCGAGCCGCACCCGTTCTCCACCCATGAGCGCGCGGTGCTGTCCAGCCTGGCCGGGCTGATCGCGCAGGCCCTGGACCGTGCCCTGCTGTACGACACCAAGCACCGGCTGGCGCACGGACTGCAGGCGGCGCTGCTGCCGCCCTCCCTGCCGCGGCTGGCCGGCGTCGAGGCGACCGCCCGCTATCTGCCCGCCACGCGGGGCATGGAGATCGGCGGGGACTTCTACGACCTGGTGCCCTCGCCGCCGCTCGCCGCGGCCGTGATCGGCGACGTGCAGGGGCACAACGTGACGGCGGCCGGTCTGATGGGGCAGCTGCGCACCGCCGTCCGGGCCTACACGACGGTGGGCCAGGGGCCGGCGGAGGTCATGCGCAGCACCAACCGGCTGCTGATCGACCTCGGCTCCGAACTGCTGGCGAGCTGTCTGTACCTGCGGCTCGACCCGGCCGGCGGCCGGGCGGTGATGGCCCGGGCCGGCCATCCCCCGCCGCTGCTGCGCCGGGCGGACGGCCGTGTCCGGGTCCTGGACCTGGCGGGCGGGCCGCTGCTGGGCATCGACGCCTCGGCGACGTACCCGACGACGGAGGTGGAGCTCTCCCCCGGCTGTGTCCTCGCCCTCTACACGGACGGGCTCATCGAGAAGCCCGGCGTGGACATCGAGGACGCGGTGGCCGAGCTGGGACGGCGGCTCGCCGAGCACGGGGACCGTCCGCTGGAGCAACTGGCGGACGAGCTGGTGGGGCGCTACGCGGAGGCCGAGGACCGGATCGACGACGTGGCCCTGCTGCTGTTGCGGGCCCGCGAGGACGGCTGA
- a CDS encoding SpoIIE family protein phosphatase: MVSEGAAERRTGPLRVETALRTVTADPVSPHRVRRTLELALVFAGAALAAVYTPEPEAGLLCLAESAGVPRTLYGLRESYPLDGGSPAADAHRTGRPVWLRPQEVAEGAEARRMPARDVHLAALPVRDGAGGCLLAVSERPGGFDAEDRACLELVADAVALPAPTARAAGEELLAGGFSLAMDTGRVEVGDAILELFAMDRAEFDGRVETLLGLTVPEDLPSLMSVVEADHMSIGDRELEFRVLQPTGPPKWLRLNGRLLPGGDGRPARLEGTVADASTLRAEITDVARVQRLAAALATAGTVRDVSQAVVAALRGPLRADRIALAELENERLVVTVLDPPEPGSWPELWQLEWRGEWPDAPVRAMPTLAAALREGRARIWPAGTALEPALAEVGPGGLAVLPLSAGGRTAGACLIGWDEPHHFGPDERALLTASAGLAGQALMRAHAFDAEHELVGMLQRQLLPRRLPDLPGGFAVARYLPATAGLEVGGDWYDVIPMPDHHVALVIGDVQGHSAAAATLMGQMRTALRAYAAEGHPPDVVVSHANRLLMELETDLFVTCCYVEVDMEDGTAWCVRAGHPPPVLRHPDGPAEVADADGGPPLGVLTQAEFPMTSLRLTPGAVLALTTDGLVESADLDIGAGLDRLARELSAADPAQLGLVADALLDGAHRGDDIALLLLRYDGMAVKPRREGWTVWRVPEAARHARRFTRRSLRAWGVADTAMDAVLLVVSELVTNALVHTDGPVRLDLTLIDRRLRAAVTDASPRTPVKPTDPGWEATGGRGILLVEAVSDTWGTVPVSGGKQVWSELLLQEQR, from the coding sequence GTGGTCAGTGAGGGTGCCGCGGAGCGCAGAACGGGACCCCTGCGCGTCGAGACGGCCCTCAGGACCGTCACCGCCGATCCCGTCTCGCCCCACCGCGTGCGCCGCACCCTCGAACTGGCGCTCGTCTTCGCCGGTGCGGCCCTCGCCGCCGTCTACACGCCCGAACCGGAGGCCGGTCTGCTCTGCCTGGCCGAGTCGGCGGGCGTGCCGAGGACCCTGTACGGACTGCGCGAGAGCTATCCCCTCGACGGCGGCTCGCCGGCCGCGGACGCCCACCGCACCGGGCGGCCGGTCTGGCTCCGCCCGCAGGAGGTCGCCGAGGGCGCGGAAGCGCGGCGGATGCCCGCCCGAGACGTCCACCTGGCGGCGCTGCCCGTCCGGGACGGCGCGGGCGGCTGTCTGCTCGCCGTCAGCGAGCGTCCCGGCGGTTTCGACGCCGAGGACCGCGCCTGCCTGGAACTGGTCGCCGACGCCGTCGCCCTGCCCGCCCCGACCGCCCGCGCCGCGGGCGAGGAGCTCCTCGCGGGCGGCTTCAGCCTGGCCATGGACACCGGACGGGTCGAGGTGGGCGACGCGATCCTGGAGCTGTTCGCGATGGACCGGGCCGAGTTCGACGGCCGGGTGGAGACGCTGCTCGGGCTCACCGTCCCCGAGGACCTGCCCTCGCTGATGTCCGTCGTCGAGGCCGACCACATGTCGATCGGCGACCGCGAGCTGGAGTTCCGGGTGCTCCAGCCCACCGGGCCGCCGAAATGGCTCCGGCTCAACGGCCGGCTGCTGCCCGGCGGCGACGGCCGCCCCGCCCGGCTGGAGGGCACCGTCGCCGACGCCTCCACGCTGCGCGCCGAGATCACCGACGTCGCCCGCGTCCAGCGCCTGGCCGCCGCGCTCGCCACCGCCGGCACGGTCCGCGACGTCAGCCAGGCCGTTGTCGCCGCGCTGCGGGGGCCGCTGCGGGCCGACCGGATCGCCCTCGCCGAGCTGGAGAACGAGCGCCTCGTGGTCACCGTCCTCGATCCGCCCGAACCCGGCTCCTGGCCCGAGCTGTGGCAGCTGGAGTGGCGCGGCGAATGGCCCGACGCGCCCGTGCGCGCCATGCCCACGCTCGCCGCCGCGCTGCGCGAGGGCCGGGCCCGGATCTGGCCCGCCGGCACCGCCCTGGAACCGGCCCTCGCCGAGGTCGGCCCCGGCGGCCTGGCCGTCCTGCCGCTGTCCGCCGGCGGCCGGACGGCCGGCGCCTGTCTCATCGGCTGGGACGAGCCGCACCACTTCGGCCCCGACGAGCGCGCCCTGCTCACCGCCTCCGCCGGCCTCGCCGGACAGGCCCTGATGCGCGCCCACGCCTTCGACGCCGAGCATGAGCTCGTCGGCATGCTCCAGCGCCAGCTGCTCCCGCGCCGGCTGCCCGACCTTCCCGGAGGGTTCGCGGTCGCCCGCTACCTGCCCGCGACAGCGGGCCTGGAGGTCGGCGGCGACTGGTACGACGTGATCCCGATGCCCGACCACCACGTCGCCCTCGTCATCGGCGACGTCCAGGGCCACAGCGCGGCCGCCGCCACCCTCATGGGTCAGATGCGCACGGCCCTGCGCGCCTACGCGGCCGAGGGCCACCCGCCGGACGTGGTGGTCTCGCACGCCAACCGGCTGCTGATGGAGCTGGAGACCGACCTCTTCGTGACCTGCTGCTACGTCGAGGTCGACATGGAGGACGGCACCGCCTGGTGCGTACGGGCCGGGCACCCGCCGCCCGTCCTGCGCCACCCGGACGGCCCGGCCGAGGTCGCCGACGCGGACGGCGGCCCGCCCCTCGGGGTCCTGACGCAGGCCGAGTTCCCGATGACGTCGCTGCGGCTCACGCCGGGGGCTGTCCTCGCCCTCACCACGGACGGTCTCGTGGAGTCCGCCGACCTCGACATCGGGGCCGGCCTGGACCGCCTCGCCCGCGAACTGTCCGCCGCCGACCCCGCCCAGCTGGGCCTCGTCGCCGACGCACTGCTCGACGGCGCCCACCGCGGCGACGACATCGCCCTGCTCCTGCTGCGCTACGACGGCATGGCCGTCAAACCCCGGCGCGAGGGCTGGACGGTGTGGCGGGTGCCCGAGGCGGCCCGGCACGCCCGCCGCTTCACCCGCCGCAGCCTGCGGGCCTGGGGCGTCGCCGACACCGCCATGGACGCGGTGCTGCTCGTCGTCTCCGAGCTCGTCACCAACGCGCTGGTGCACACCGACGGGCCGGTCCGTCTCGACCTGACCCTCATCGACCGCCGGCTCCGTGCCGCCGTCACCGACGCCTCGCCCCGCACGCCCGTCAAACCGACCGACCCCGGCTGGGAGGCCACCGGGGGGCGCGGCATCCTCCTGGTGGAGGCCGTGTCCGACACCTGGGGGACGGTGCCGGTCAGCGGCGGCAAACAGGTCTGGAGCGAGCTGCTGCTGCAGGAGCAGCGCTGA
- a CDS encoding DUF6479 family protein, which produces MDTFASAFLAASGRSALASVAFIVVGLVLVGGLIFAFRLGFKIRSQEPAPPQPHEQPRMPASGPTHESRSREPNEMPRAADGERLTPHELRPTGSRDSGGGGRLRWDEGTGGSSFGSGGPGAR; this is translated from the coding sequence ATGGACACCTTCGCCTCCGCATTCCTCGCGGCATCCGGAAGGTCCGCACTGGCCTCCGTAGCGTTCATCGTCGTCGGGCTCGTCCTGGTCGGCGGGCTGATCTTCGCTTTCCGGCTCGGGTTCAAGATCCGCAGCCAGGAGCCCGCACCGCCGCAGCCGCACGAACAGCCCCGGATGCCCGCGTCGGGCCCGACCCACGAGAGCCGTTCGCGTGAACCCAACGAGATGCCCCGTGCGGCCGACGGCGAGCGCCTGACCCCGCACGAGCTGCGGCCCACCGGCAGCCGGGACAGCGGCGGCGGCGGCAGGCTGCGCTGGGACGAGGGCACGGGCGGCTCGTCGTTCGGCAGCGGCGGCCCAGGCGCGCGCTGA